GATGGAGGAGTCCCTGATATTGCTGACCCGAAGCCGTGTTGAGTTCGCCTTTTTTGAGGGGGTCTCCGGCCGATCTCTGGGCGGTATTTTTCAGGTACATCATGGCCGCATCCGTCTGTGCCTGAGTCAAGGTGAGGGCAGGGTCGCTGCCCACTTTGCCCGCCCCCGAGAGCACGGAGCGTAATTCGATATCGCCATTGGGCAGCTCGGAGATTTTTTGACATAGAGGCGCACCGCCGGAAGCGGCATATTCTTCTGCACTGCAATAGTCGGCATGGATTTTGGCGGCGCGAAACTGTTCCTGCTCTACAGGCTCTGCTGAGGTTTTGATGGCCGTTTGAATATGTCGATGAGCCATCCCGTTTCCTTTCGCCAGATGGCTTTGTGTGGCCGTCGCGTTTGCAGCGACTTGAGTGGCCATCCCTGAGGCCGATTCACTGCAAATACTCTTGGGGACGGTATAACTGCGACGGGCGGCTTCGAGCCGCTGCGTTTTTCGAATAAAGGTGTCCTGATCCCGCTGATTTTTGGCCGTTTCTGCCAGCATGGAAGCCAATTTATTGCTGTTTTGATTGATGGCGGTGCCAATCTGAAATTCGGTGGCGGCGATTTGCGCTAACGTGGCATTGATGGCTGAGAGCGCAGGGACCACTTGGGTGCTGATGGGGAGACTGTGCGTCACTTCGACCGGCATGGCCAAGGCATGGCCAGCTAAGAGTAAGGTGCCGGTCAGGAATATTTTTTTCATGGGATGGGCTTCCTTTTACCATCGGGAGCCTCTGCTGGACATCAGCTCATCGGCCAGTTGTCGAATGATGTTGGTGCTCTCTTGTTCTCCCGCCTGTTTTTGTCGGTGTTCGATGATTTTTTCTGCACTGCCTGTGGGAAAATGTTCCGCTAAAATATTTCGAGCCGTGCGGCCATCGAGTTGTTCGTACAACCTGTTTCTCAGGGCACTGTCTTTGGGGGTGGAATTGAGCGCCCAGAGTTCTCTGGGCCCCACGGTGTTTTTCAGAATGTGCACAATGCGGCCTATTTTGGTGCGAAAGACGGCCAAAAAGCAGGTGCCGCTGCCATCGGGGGCGGCCCCTTTGCTCAGGCTCATAAAACGCCGGAGGGTGGCCGCGGGCACCTGAAAATGCTCGGTGAGTATTTTGGCGTCTTCGGGCCTCACGCGCATCAGATACAGAGAGTTCGCCGATTTGAGTAAATCCGGCGGAAAATCGCTCAGATATTGGGAAGAGAGCAGGGTTCGGATCCCAAATTTTCGTTGTTCCCGGTCCTGGGTTTCCAGCGCGCTAAAAATGAAAGGGACTTTTCGGGCATTGTGCAATTCATCGTACACCTTGGTTTTCATTTCTTGATCAAGTTGTTCTAACCGAGCCAGATGAAAATTTCTATAGCGCGGATCGATTTTGGCCAAGAGCTCTTCCCGATGTTGAGGCAAACTATACTCTCCGCCCGCCACCTGTCCTGCAAACAGATAGAGGATCCCCGTGCGTAATTGCCCTTCATTCGTGTTATCCCCCATCACGTTATTGAGATCGAGGGCGATCACCCGCGTATTGGGATCGAGTGAAAACTTCGTGCGTCCTGCCAGCAGGCGATATTCTGTGCTGGCCTGGGTCAGGCACCGTGAAAGGGTTTTAAGCAACTTTTCCTGCGATCCGTCTCGATGAATATCCCCAAAGGCATGACGGACATCTTCGTGATTGAGGGCACTTTGCAAGTCCGTCAGCTCTGGGACGGCCTGGTATTGCGCCAGGGTGGCCTCCTTGATATGACCTGTTTCAAACAACCTGTCTCTGACCTCATACCAGGAAAAACTCTCCCATTCTTCAGGGGAGTCGATCTCTGATAGTGCGGTATCTACTTCAGGCACCAAAGTCGGGGCATATCGGATCGGGTTTTTTTCTGCATTGTTGCGATACACCTCATCAATCACGCGGCTTAAAATCTGCTGGGTGTCTTTGGCATTAGGGGGATGGCCTGTCGTAGGATCGGTACACAGGGCGGTACACAGCTGGATCAGCCAACTTCGCTCTGTGGTTAATGGGAATCGGGCCCCCAGCTGGATATCAAAAGGATTGCGGCACTGCTGGTCGTCATTTTGTAAAACGATCCCGATCACTTCATTTCGGCGCTCCGGTGGCAGGGCATCCCGGATCAATCGGATGAGACCTTGCGCGCTGTAGCCTTTGTCGATGATGCTCAAAAAAGGCAACTGGCTCTGTCCATGGCTGATCACCACTTCGTTGAGGACATTGAGTAAGACCGATTTACCAGATCCGGGTTCTCCCGTCACCATTTCTGTACATTTTTCTTGAAGAGCGCTCCCCAGCCGCACAGGAAAGGGTTTCCCATCGATGGTTTGAAAGACCACACTGGCTTCATTGGGCCAGGGTGTGGCAGGCCGGTTCAACGGCATCATGGCCAGTGCCGCCGACAAGGGCGGAAAAAGCAAATGCACCCCACCGGCAGAAGAAGCGGCTAAAATAGTAGACGTCCAAGCCCGTAGGGGATCCCCAAAAGTTCGAGTGACCTCGCAGACGCCCCAGGATTGGACCGCTTTTTGGAGCATGGTGAGGTTTCTTTTGACGCCCTGGGGATCATCCGCCCAGGTACTGGCTGTGATGGTCATCACACAGGTCGGATCTCGCTCATTATTTTTCGCCAGCCACTGGACAGAATCATAGAGTGGGCGCAATGAGGGGATCACGGAGAGAAACTCTAAGGCAGTGCGNTTTTTTCCTAACACGTCATGGCCGCAGGGCATCAGATCCCATCGTATCCGAAAGGGGACTTTGCGATGAATTTTGTGAAAAAGTTGGGTGAAGGTTTCCGGTTTTTGGGGCCCCAGGGTTAAGGCCAGGCTGCTGTGCCAAAGCCCGTCGATTTCAACCAAAGCTCCGTGGGTGTTCACTTCTTGTGAAAACAGCTGAAAATTTAAGTAAGGCGGCACCATGGTACTGTGATCGTCGCCTTTGGGTCTCCCATGGGGAAACAGGAGATCTCCGGGCAAGAGAGGTTGCCAGTCACGGGATGTGCCATGGCGATCCGTTTCTTCCCGGATATGGAATCCCACTTCATGGGCTTCCATCAATCTCAGTAAAACGCCTTGACCGTCCGTCGAAAAATCCTGTTCTATTTTACTCAGGAGGGCATCATGCCGAATTTTAAGTCC
This genomic window from Candidatus Hamiltonella defensa 5AT (Acyrthosiphon pisum) contains:
- the traW gene encoding conjugal transfer protein TraW, translated to MKKIFLTGTLLLAGHALAMPVEVTHSLPISTQVVPALSAINATLAQIAATEFQIGTAINQNSNKLASMLAETAKNQRDQDTFIRKTQRLEAARRSYTVPKSICSESASGMATQVAANATATQSHLAKGNGMAHRHIQTAIKTSAEPVEQEQFRAAKIHADYCSAEEYAASGGAPLCQKISELPNGDIELRSVLSGAGKVGSDPALTLTQAQTDAAMMYLKNTAQRSAGDPLKKGELNTASGQQYQGLLHQYQAIVSAASHPQRALIAASQASPQTRAVLRETLQTPSAAAYFEQQASPEAKRTQNLSQREFEFFEVGRRYANTDYLTDLQSMSGDNLIRESIRIQNLQNWLLLGIKQQLQEGNILQGQQLGLQAVQEFRPLLHQKRQHISAGVSRNE
- a CDS encoding ATP-binding protein; its protein translation is MIEKILTQIESALAAVSRYTLGKDFTAYCDLRTVIGLTEEDKMLRPALQAPYIFVTHTGDYASVFEIQGAFCEFDEKDTFNERVQKEDPESFRDYIARLHTALASDFKSWGHKLSFVFERDPHKAREELTQLMAPQCRAIRRCGLALEDILQEKIEHSVPFMARERAFMVVYTGRTVLPASELKEEQQRLQTRLNGAPVARFGQDPEHLRLEGLKIRHDALLSKIEQDFSTDGQGVLLRLMEAHEVGFHIREETDRHGTSRDWQPLLPGDLLFPHGRPKGDDHSTMVPPYLNFQLFSQEVNTHGALVEIDGLWHSSLALTLGPQKPETFTQLFHKIHRKVPFRIRWDLMPCGHDVLGKXRTALEFLSVIPSLRPLYDSVQWLAKNNERDPTCVMTITASTWADDPQGVKRNLTMLQKAVQSWGVCEVTRTFGDPLRAWTSTILAASSAGGVHLLFPPLSAALAMMPLNRPATPWPNEASVVFQTIDGKPFPVRLGSALQEKCTEMVTGEPGSGKSVLLNVLNEVVISHGQSQLPFLSIIDKGYSAQGLIRLIRDALPPERRNEVIGIVLQNDDQQCRNPFDIQLGARFPLTTERSWLIQLCTALCTDPTTGHPPNAKDTQQILSRVIDEVYRNNAEKNPIRYAPTLVPEVDTALSEIDSPEEWESFSWYEVRDRLFETGHIKEATLAQYQAVPELTDLQSALNHEDVRHAFGDIHRDGSQEKLLKTLSRCLTQASTEYRLLAGRTKFSLDPNTRVIALDLNNVMGDNTNEGQLRTGILYLFAGQVAGGEYSLPQHREELLAKIDPRYRNFHLARLEQLDQEMKTKVYDELHNARKVPFIFSALETQDREQRKFGIRTLLSSQYLSDFPPDLLKSANSLYLMRVRPEDAKILTEHFQVPAATLRRFMSLSKGAAPDGSGTCFLAVFRTKIGRIVHILKNTVGPRELWALNSTPKDSALRNRLYEQLDGRTARNILAEHFPTGSAEKIIEHRQKQAGEQESTNIIRQLADELMSSRGSRW